A window of the Miscanthus floridulus cultivar M001 chromosome 14, ASM1932011v1, whole genome shotgun sequence genome harbors these coding sequences:
- the LOC136505042 gene encoding probable serine/threonine protein kinase IRE isoform X4 produces the protein MEKDGGGGGARGRPAAMVDGGGREMDSPRFRAILRATSGRRKRAPEVKSFSHELSSRGGGCGGGGCGVPAMRKMVRGGGLGSTTPEEFIGAIRTKFIRLKEEVDSELGVFAGDLVDVLARAGDGDGENHHPDDWRVALEDLLVVAQRCAEMSPEELWTRCEGVVQGLDDRRQELPAGLPKQAHTRILFILTRCTRLLQFRKGAAVGGCLYADVDDDDVRRNVLGLHRLSDLGLYPIHVDGGDLGRKSTSSLTELKERLIRRRMLEHKQLTVDFSPARIFSPSSGEGSAAADGHSPSGKMASWKKLPSPAEKSKISSKTASGDAATATNIAAAGAGDDSPAKKKPITRHGKTTVDDIVERVDAASIHIHPDGLACLGGDAAVNLAEIPSRYPEAQQIIVDGKPRMICRICDFEIPMACAEGHFVVCTLADRCDAKGHSADQRLMRVAEVLDSVLACFNTRRTLGSSGGGRASTSSESDSNNAADHDPLSQLLTVPSTELFSEGALTSGSLPQSPLLTPRTSHAESQLTKHKAFAELENLQQIESLLAIARGVEGIKSSEYNSLEDLSSYLEDLNAVIDTRKVDALVVETFGRRIAKLLQEKFMQLCGQIDDMGGAAADQQQLHLHPIDEEGPMMESGGVTTTTSSRATTLNGGNNANRFKDRTSIEDFEIIKPISRGAFGRVFLAKKRVTGDLFAIKVLRKADMIRKNAVESILAERDILISARNPFVVRFFYSFTCRENLYLVMEYLNGGDLYSLLRNLGCLDEDLARTYIAELVLALEYLHSMSVIHRDLKPDNLLISRDGHIKSGPHQQHGRLVGPGREQRPRRRPPADGRGAAGAEAAAAAEADGGGHAGLPGARDTARHDPRFVLDRHCLLHLLFCLSVSFSGGSSEM, from the exons ATGGAG AaggacggcggtggcggcggagcgCGCGGGCGGCCGGCAGCGATGGTGGACGGCGGCGGGAGGGAGATGGACTCGCCGCGGTTCCGCGCGATCCTGCGTGCCACAAGCGGGCGCCGGAAGCGGGCGCCCGAGGTGAAGAGCTTCTCGCACGAGCTGAGCTCGCggggcggcggctgcggcggaggCGGCTGCGGCGTGCCGGCGATGCGCAAGATGGTGCGCggcggcgggctcggcagcaccaCCCCGGAGGAGTTCATCGGCGCTATCCGGACCAAGTTCATCCGCCTCAAGGAGGAGGTGGACAGCGAGCTGGGCGTCTTCGCTGGGGACCTCGTCGACGTGCTGGCGCGGgcgggcgacggcgacggcgagaacCACCACCCGGACGACTGGCGCGTCGCGCTGGAGGACCTGCTGGTGGTGGCGCAGCGGTGTGCGGAGATGAGCCCCGAGGAGCTGTGGACCCGCTGCGAGGGCGTCGTGCAGGGCCTGGACGACCGCCGGCAGGAGCTCCCCGCGGGGCTCCCCAAGCAGGCTCACACGCGGATCCTCTTCATCCTCACGCGCTGCACCCGCCTGCTGCAGTTCCGCAAGGGCGCCGCCGTGGGCGGGTGCCTCTACGctgacgtcgacgacgacgacgtcagGCGGAACGTGCTCGGCCTGCACCGGCTCAGCGACCTCGGGCTCTACCCGATCCACGTCGACGGCGGGGACCTCGGCCGCAAGAGCACCTCCAGCCTCACCGAGCTCAAGGAGCGGCTCATCAGGCGCCGGATGCTGGAGCACAAGCAGCTCACCGTCGACTTCTCCCCGGCGAGGATCTTCTCGCCGTCCTCCGGGGAAGGATCGGCCGCGGCTGACGGTCACTCCCCCAGCGGCAAGATGGCGTCGTGGAAGAAGCTCCCTTCCCCCGCCGAGAAGAGCAAGATCAGCAGCAAGACCGCCTCCGGGGATGCTGCCACAGCCACCAATATTGCCGCCGCCGGCGCGGGCGACGACAGCCCCGCGAAGAAGAAGCCCATCACCCGGCACGGCAAGACGACGGTGGACGATATCGTGGAGCGCGTGGACGCGGCCAGCATCCACATTCACCCGGACGGCCTGGCGTGCCTGGGCGGCGACGCGGCCGTGAACCTGGCAGAGATCCCGTCCCGGTACCCGGAGGCGCAGCAGATCATCGTGGACGGGAAGCCCCGGATGATCTGCCGCATCTGCGACTTCGAGATCCCCATGGCGTGCGCCGAGGGCCACTTCGTGGTGTGCACGCTCGCCGACCGCTGCGACGCCAAGGGCCACAGCGCGGACCAGCGCCTGATGCGCGTCGCCGAGGTGCTCGACAGCGTGCTCGCATGCTTCAACACCCGCAGGACCCTcggcagcagcggcggtggcagGGCGAGCACGTCGTCCGAGTCGgactccaacaacgccgccgaccACGACCCTCTGTCCCAGCTGCTGACCGTGCCGTCCACGGAGCTCTTCTCGGAGGGCGCGCTGACGTCGGGGAGCCTGCCGCAGTCACCGCTGCTGACGCCGCGGACGAGCCACGCCGAGTCGCAGCTGACCAAGCACAAGGCGTTCGCGGAGCTGGAGAACTTGCAGCAGATCGAGAGCCTGCTCGCCATCGCGCGCGGCGTCGAGGGCATCAAGAGCTCCGAGTACAACTCGCTGGAGGACCTCAGCTCGTATCTGGAGGACCTCAACGCCGTGATCGACACGCGCAAGGTGGACGCCCTCGTCGTCGAGACGTTCGGGCGCAGGATCGCCAAGCTCCTGCAGGAGAAGTTCATGCAGCTGTGCGGGCAGATCGACGACatgggcggcgcggcggcggaccAGCAGCAGCTGCACCTGCACCCGATCGACGAGGAGGGCCCGATGATGGAGAGCGGCGgcgtgacgacgacgacgagctcGCGGGCGACGACGCTGAACGGCGGGAACAACGCCAACCGGTTCAAGGACCGGACCTCCATCGAGGACTTCGAGATCATCAAGCCCATCAGCCGTGGCGCCTTCGGCCGCGTGTTCCTGGCCAAGAAGAGGGTCACCGGGGACCTCTTCGCCATCAAGGTGCTCCGGAAAGCGGACATGATCCGGAAGAACGCCGTGGAGAGCATCCTGGCGGAGCGCGACATCCTCATCTCCGCGCGCAACCCCTTCGTGGTCCGGTTCTTCTACTCCTTCACGTGCAGGGAGAACCTGTACCTGGTCATGGAGTACCTCAATGGCGGAGACCTCTACTCCCTGCTCAGGAACCTCGGCTGCCTCGACGAGGACCTGGCCAGGACATACATCGCTGAGCTC GTTCTTGCGTTGGAGTACCTGCACTCCATGAGCGTGATCCACCGTGACCTGAAGCCTGACAACCTGTTGATCTCTCGCGACGGCCACATCAAG